The following proteins come from a genomic window of Ilumatobacter coccineus YM16-304:
- a CDS encoding right-handed parallel beta-helix repeat-containing protein has protein sequence MSTNDSRRFAASAATVTIIGGTLVVVTDGGAVRAAEYEVTNTNATGAGSLERAIEEANEDPDADTITFSGDALSGTIDIGDTTLRIKHDVTIVGPGRQLIVTNSSGNLLYLYNDASLTLSGITLDEASSHAIGGNGASELVLADVAISKPGNSAIALSDHDRTLELTDVDIDDPEDAGVRADDSGNERLQMALVDVTVDQASAGVEVDGVNEFSITDTIITGSTDRGIDIDTARRGGLIADVVVTGSGDDGIYIDGDSNEADLITVERVDVADSGGTGMYLRGPSSFVVRDVTIEASDQTGFRADDSARGVDVARVSVSDSGVDGMAIYDLIGGDVQVSDVTIADSGDFGLGVLDIEGNVSIANVEIENSGEDGMYLWEVDRTTTVSQVEITGSTYEGLHISDMSGPTYVDAVTVSGSGSHALYVESNTEVVTVTNSTFAENTQSGAYVVEVDSSDLVLSHSTVASNTNASDYVFVVDSYSTLLLDHTIVVDNDGDDVYTGDGTVTAEYSLFDEDSGFDGTNLETDDALLGPLADNGGFTQTLLPAVESPAVDAGDLAIDDAPDADQLGGSRISGSAIDIGSVELPAIVQSIAPTRFADTRDGATTFDGESQGGGKRNPESTYEVQIAGRGGVPADAASVVINVTAVAPDAVGYVTAYPCDAERPLASSLNYAPGSNVGNEIVAGLSADGKVCLFSSQRTHLTVDVVGYATSLSRLQSIVPARAFETRLGEATADGRFQNIGRLSAGSQQKIAMRSRLGVPADAAAVVLNITAIRPSTNTFVTVHPCLPTRPLASSLNVSAGQVRGNEIIAQLDDSGDLCVYVSGDTDLTIDLVGYLPEGGVQSVPPARILETRTGQTTTDGIAQGGGPVAPGSTTTLPVAGRADVPSDVKAVVVNVTAINPSSRGYVTVSPCVLPTPTASSLNYEAGVSGGNEIIAEVNDDGEICLFSSSATHLAVDVVAYIR, from the coding sequence ATGAGCACCAACGACAGCAGGCGATTCGCTGCGAGCGCAGCAACGGTGACGATCATCGGGGGCACGCTCGTCGTGGTCACCGACGGCGGAGCGGTCCGCGCCGCCGAGTACGAAGTCACGAACACGAACGCGACGGGCGCAGGCAGCCTGGAGCGGGCGATCGAGGAGGCCAACGAGGACCCCGACGCCGACACGATCACGTTTTCGGGTGACGCGTTGTCGGGCACGATCGACATCGGCGACACGACGTTGCGGATCAAGCACGACGTCACGATCGTCGGCCCAGGGCGGCAACTCATCGTCACCAACAGCTCGGGCAACCTGCTCTACCTCTACAACGACGCGTCGCTCACGTTGTCGGGCATCACCCTCGACGAGGCGAGCTCCCACGCGATCGGCGGCAACGGAGCATCGGAACTCGTGCTCGCCGACGTGGCGATCTCGAAACCGGGAAACAGCGCGATCGCACTCTCCGATCACGACCGAACGCTCGAACTCACCGACGTCGACATCGACGACCCGGAAGACGCCGGCGTCCGCGCCGACGACTCGGGCAACGAACGCCTCCAGATGGCGCTCGTCGACGTCACGGTCGACCAGGCATCGGCCGGCGTCGAGGTCGACGGGGTGAACGAGTTCAGCATCACCGACACGATCATCACCGGAAGCACCGACCGTGGCATCGACATCGACACTGCTCGGCGCGGCGGACTGATCGCCGACGTCGTCGTGACGGGCAGCGGCGACGACGGCATCTACATCGACGGCGACAGCAACGAGGCCGACCTGATCACGGTCGAACGGGTGGATGTGGCGGACTCGGGCGGCACCGGGATGTACCTGCGCGGCCCGAGCTCGTTCGTCGTCCGCGACGTCACCATCGAGGCGAGCGATCAGACCGGGTTCAGGGCCGACGACTCCGCTCGCGGCGTCGACGTCGCACGCGTGTCGGTCTCCGACTCCGGAGTCGACGGCATGGCGATCTACGACCTCATCGGGGGCGACGTGCAGGTCTCCGACGTGACCATCGCCGACTCGGGCGACTTCGGTCTCGGAGTGCTCGACATCGAGGGCAACGTCTCGATCGCGAACGTCGAGATCGAGAACTCCGGCGAGGACGGGATGTATCTCTGGGAGGTCGACCGAACGACCACCGTCTCCCAGGTCGAGATCACCGGCTCCACGTACGAAGGGCTGCACATCTCCGACATGAGCGGCCCGACGTACGTCGACGCGGTCACGGTGAGCGGCTCCGGGAGCCACGCGTTGTACGTCGAGAGCAACACCGAGGTGGTCACGGTCACCAACTCGACATTCGCCGAGAACACGCAGTCGGGTGCGTACGTGGTCGAGGTCGACAGCTCCGACCTCGTGCTCTCGCACAGCACCGTCGCGTCCAACACCAACGCAAGCGACTACGTGTTCGTCGTCGACAGCTACTCGACGCTGCTGCTCGACCACACGATCGTGGTCGACAACGACGGCGACGACGTCTACACCGGCGACGGCACGGTCACCGCCGAGTACTCGCTCTTCGACGAGGACTCGGGCTTCGATGGCACCAACCTCGAGACCGACGATGCCCTGCTCGGCCCGCTCGCCGACAACGGCGGGTTCACCCAGACGCTGCTCCCCGCAGTCGAATCGCCAGCGGTCGATGCCGGTGACCTCGCCATCGACGACGCGCCCGACGCGGACCAGCTCGGTGGATCGCGGATCTCCGGCTCGGCGATCGACATCGGCTCGGTCGAGCTGCCGGCGATCGTCCAATCCATCGCGCCGACCCGGTTTGCCGACACCCGTGACGGAGCCACGACCTTCGACGGCGAATCGCAAGGGGGCGGGAAGCGCAACCCCGAGAGCACCTACGAGGTGCAGATCGCCGGTCGCGGCGGCGTGCCTGCCGATGCGGCGTCGGTGGTCATCAACGTCACGGCGGTCGCGCCCGACGCGGTCGGGTACGTCACCGCCTACCCGTGCGACGCCGAGCGCCCGCTGGCCTCGAGCCTCAACTATGCGCCGGGTTCGAACGTCGGCAACGAGATCGTCGCCGGCCTGAGCGCGGACGGCAAGGTGTGTCTGTTCAGCTCGCAGCGCACGCACCTCACCGTCGACGTCGTCGGGTACGCCACGTCGCTGTCGCGGTTGCAGTCGATCGTGCCGGCGCGAGCGTTCGAGACCCGCCTCGGTGAAGCAACGGCCGACGGCCGATTCCAGAACATCGGACGTCTGTCAGCGGGGTCGCAGCAGAAGATCGCGATGCGGTCACGGCTCGGCGTCCCGGCCGACGCGGCTGCCGTCGTGCTCAACATCACGGCGATCCGGCCGAGCACCAACACCTTCGTCACGGTGCACCCGTGTCTCCCGACTCGTCCGTTGGCGTCGAGCCTCAACGTGTCGGCCGGTCAGGTCCGTGGCAACGAGATCATCGCCCAACTCGACGATTCAGGCGATCTGTGCGTGTACGTCAGCGGTGACACCGATCTCACCATTGACCTCGTCGGCTACCTGCCGGAGGGCGGCGTGCAGTCGGTTCCGCCCGCCCGAATCCTCGAGACCCGCACCGGTCAGACCACGACCGACGGCATCGCCCAGGGCGGCGGGCCCGTCGCTCCGGGCTCCACGACGACGTTGCCGGTGGCGGGCCGAGCGGATGTTCCGAGTGACGTCAAGGCGGTCGTCGTCAACGTGACGGCGATCAATCCGTCGTCGCGTGGCTATGTGACGGTGTCGCCGTGTGTGCTTCCGACGCCGACGGCGTCGTCGTTGAACTACGAGGCGGGTGTGAGCGGTGGTAACGAGATCATCGCCGAGGTGAACGACGACGGTGAGATCTGCTTGTTCTCGTCGTCGGCGACTCATCTCGCCGTCGACGTCGTCGCCTACATCCGCTGA
- a CDS encoding leucyl aminopeptidase gives MIDASEAVTAVNVSTVRSVPKTATAVGYAVATKGSVARQLGVNRSSLSANGFDGKVGQTLVVPSNDGIAVAVGIGDPDELDTNALRDAAAAFGRCAAKHADLATTLADVDGVDPAEAAQAVVEGVLLASYRYVGLKTADDAGSKLESLAVVAGSKRSKGAELGAATGQTIASAAAFARELANTPPTYLNAKDIADKAVALGSDAGLTVEVFNKDQLEAMGCGGMIGVNRGSTEPPRMVKLTYSPRNPKGHLALVGKGIMYDSGGISIKGGDAFHQAMKMDMSGAAAVLATMSSLKALGCKSKVTAWLMCTDNMPSGSALKLGDVLTMRNGKTVEVLNTDAEGRLVLADGLSLAVEEGVDAIVDIATLTGAVLGALGPDIAGLLGTDQSFVDQVKESSERVDEPTWQLPLDRKRYRKLLDTPYADMKNIGGPYAGTITATIFLSEFTGDVPYAHLDIAGPMKIDADTGIYSKGASGFGTRTLIDLACNFTPPTA, from the coding sequence ATGATCGATGCGAGCGAAGCAGTCACAGCCGTCAACGTCAGCACCGTGCGTTCGGTGCCCAAGACCGCCACGGCGGTCGGGTACGCCGTCGCCACGAAGGGATCGGTCGCCCGGCAACTCGGGGTGAACCGTTCGTCGCTGTCGGCCAACGGATTCGACGGGAAGGTCGGCCAGACGCTCGTCGTCCCGTCGAACGACGGGATCGCCGTCGCGGTCGGTATCGGCGACCCCGACGAACTCGACACGAACGCACTCCGCGACGCTGCGGCAGCGTTCGGGCGCTGTGCCGCCAAGCATGCCGACCTGGCCACCACGCTCGCCGACGTCGACGGCGTCGACCCGGCCGAAGCCGCCCAAGCGGTCGTCGAAGGTGTGCTGTTGGCGTCATACCGCTACGTCGGCCTCAAGACCGCCGACGACGCCGGCTCGAAGCTGGAGTCGCTCGCGGTCGTCGCCGGCTCGAAGCGGTCGAAGGGCGCCGAACTCGGAGCCGCCACCGGCCAGACCATCGCCTCGGCCGCCGCGTTCGCCCGCGAACTCGCCAACACACCGCCGACCTACCTCAACGCCAAAGACATCGCCGACAAGGCCGTCGCGCTCGGCAGCGACGCTGGGCTCACGGTGGAGGTGTTCAACAAGGACCAACTCGAGGCGATGGGCTGCGGCGGCATGATCGGTGTCAACCGCGGCTCCACCGAGCCGCCGCGCATGGTCAAGCTCACCTACTCGCCGCGCAACCCGAAGGGCCACCTCGCGCTCGTCGGCAAGGGCATCATGTACGACTCGGGCGGCATCAGCATCAAGGGCGGTGATGCGTTCCACCAGGCGATGAAGATGGACATGTCGGGTGCCGCCGCCGTGCTCGCCACCATGTCGTCGCTCAAGGCGCTCGGTTGCAAGTCGAAGGTGACCGCGTGGCTCATGTGCACCGACAACATGCCGTCGGGTTCGGCCCTCAAGCTCGGCGACGTGCTCACGATGCGCAACGGCAAGACCGTCGAAGTGCTCAACACCGACGCCGAAGGTCGACTCGTGCTCGCCGACGGTCTGTCGCTCGCCGTCGAGGAAGGCGTCGACGCGATCGTCGACATCGCCACGCTCACCGGCGCCGTGCTCGGTGCGCTGGGCCCCGACATCGCCGGGTTGCTCGGCACCGACCAGAGCTTCGTCGATCAGGTGAAGGAGTCGTCGGAGCGCGTCGACGAGCCGACCTGGCAGCTCCCGCTCGACCGCAAGCGCTACCGCAAGCTGCTCGACACGCCGTACGCCGACATGAAGAACATCGGAGGCCCCTACGCGGGCACGATCACCGCGACGATCTTCCTGTCGGAGTTCACGGGTGACGTTCCGTACGCCCACCTCGACATCGCCGGCCCGATGAAGATCGACGCCGACACCGGCATCTACTCGAAGGGCGCCAGCGGTTTCGGCACCCGCACGCTCATCGACCTCGCCTGCAACTTCACACCCCCCACCGCCTGA
- a CDS encoding amino acid ABC transporter substrate-binding protein produces MALGLVAGACSSSSGEDSESDDSVATEDDAPADEPADDSEPADEPADSTDTTDEPEEVEQTQSDGSRLQAVIDADVVRCGGNETLPGFGIVDSDGAYSGFDIDYCRVVAAAVLGDAEKVEVVPLNADARFPSLQSGDVDVLIRNTTWTASRDGEQGANFLFTTFYDGQGMMVPASTGFTALEDLADASICVLSGTTTELNLTSVFNARGIPFTPVVFADNTALQPAYESGQCEAWTSDASQLAAFKSSIEGEGGEEQFIMAEVISKEPLGPVVADGDTEWAQAVNWAVMSTVQAWEFGLDSSNIGSYSGDDPSILAFTGQAENPAAGIGLPDDFAVQVVSQVGNYEEIYNEHIVPIGLSLEGSPNDLWTNGGLMYVPPFR; encoded by the coding sequence ATGGCACTCGGCCTCGTGGCCGGCGCCTGCTCGAGCAGCAGTGGCGAAGACAGCGAGAGCGACGATTCGGTCGCGACCGAAGACGACGCACCCGCCGACGAGCCTGCTGACGACAGCGAGCCCGCCGACGAGCCCGCCGACTCGACCGACACGACCGACGAGCCCGAAGAGGTCGAGCAGACCCAGTCCGACGGCAGCCGTCTCCAGGCGGTCATCGACGCCGACGTCGTCCGCTGCGGCGGCAACGAAACGCTTCCGGGCTTCGGCATCGTCGACAGCGACGGCGCGTACTCCGGTTTCGACATCGACTACTGCCGTGTCGTCGCAGCCGCCGTGCTCGGCGATGCCGAAAAGGTCGAAGTCGTCCCGCTCAACGCCGACGCGCGCTTCCCGTCGCTCCAGTCGGGCGACGTCGACGTGCTCATCCGCAACACCACCTGGACCGCGAGCCGTGACGGCGAGCAGGGCGCGAACTTCCTGTTCACGACCTTCTACGACGGCCAGGGCATGATGGTCCCCGCTTCGACGGGCTTCACCGCCCTCGAGGACCTCGCCGACGCCAGCATCTGCGTGCTGTCGGGTACGACCACCGAACTGAACCTCACCTCGGTCTTCAACGCCCGTGGCATCCCGTTCACCCCGGTCGTCTTCGCCGACAACACGGCGCTGCAGCCGGCCTACGAGTCGGGTCAGTGTGAGGCCTGGACCTCCGACGCCTCGCAGCTCGCTGCGTTCAAGTCGTCGATCGAAGGCGAAGGTGGCGAAGAGCAGTTCATCATGGCCGAAGTCATCTCGAAGGAGCCCCTGGGCCCCGTGGTCGCCGACGGCGACACCGAGTGGGCACAGGCCGTGAACTGGGCCGTCATGTCGACGGTGCAGGCGTGGGAGTTCGGCCTCGATTCGTCGAACATCGGCAGCTACAGCGGTGACGACCCGAGCATCCTGGCCTTCACCGGCCAGGCCGAGAACCCGGCTGCGGGCATCGGTCTGCCCGACGACTTCGCCGTGCAGGTCGTGAGCCAGGTCGGCAACTACGAAGAGATCTACAACGAGCACATCGTGCCGATCGGTCTCTCGCTCGAGGGTTCGCCGAACGATCTCTGGACCAACGGTGGCCTCATGTACGTGCCGCCGTTCCGCTGA
- a CDS encoding amino acid ABC transporter permease: MTASPAATPPGGSTPSSPTKPPFWRNVRTLRIIAQVLTLGIVVGLIYVLQNNLLNNLNRLGISTDFDFLSSEAKFTVRDSGFTADQSVLRMILIGVQNTAAAAFVGIAVALVLGTLIGIGRLSSNWVLRKLATLYVETFRNIPPLVIIIFVGVALFTAGPLPLFTPTNPPGELQIPGTDSNFLIYSNTRLGFPSLMNDDNAGTFWIVMLIALVIAAIVWRWRTKVNELTGADHHRVLYSLGTLLGIGLIAYIALGGPVDFSFPAVSESGRKIDGGLATNDGYVALTLALALYTASHIAEIVRGSILAVAKGQNEAANALALSGFQRYRFVVLPQAARIALPSIINQFLNLTKNTSLATVVAYPEITSLTQSLIGNDQPAPQMILILMLLYLSFSLTISFILNIVNRRFQLEGRT, from the coding sequence ATGACCGCGTCGCCCGCAGCGACGCCACCCGGCGGCTCGACACCGTCGAGTCCGACCAAACCACCGTTCTGGCGCAACGTCCGCACACTGCGGATCATCGCTCAGGTACTGACGCTCGGCATCGTCGTCGGGCTGATCTACGTGCTGCAGAACAACCTGCTCAACAACCTCAACCGGTTGGGCATCAGCACCGATTTCGACTTCCTGAGCAGCGAGGCGAAGTTCACCGTCCGCGACTCGGGTTTCACCGCCGACCAGTCGGTCCTGCGGATGATCCTCATCGGTGTGCAGAACACCGCCGCTGCCGCGTTCGTCGGCATCGCCGTGGCACTCGTGCTCGGCACCCTCATCGGCATCGGCCGACTCTCGTCGAACTGGGTGCTGCGCAAGCTCGCCACCCTCTACGTCGAGACCTTCCGCAACATCCCGCCACTCGTCATCATCATCTTCGTCGGCGTCGCCCTCTTCACCGCCGGGCCACTCCCCCTCTTCACCCCCACGAATCCGCCCGGCGAACTCCAGATCCCGGGCACCGACAGCAATTTCCTCATCTACTCGAACACTCGCCTCGGATTCCCGTCGTTGATGAACGACGACAACGCGGGCACGTTCTGGATCGTGATGCTGATCGCGCTCGTCATCGCCGCCATCGTCTGGCGCTGGCGGACCAAGGTGAACGAACTCACCGGCGCCGACCACCACCGCGTGCTGTACTCGCTCGGCACGCTGCTGGGCATCGGCCTCATCGCCTACATCGCGCTCGGCGGCCCGGTCGACTTCTCGTTCCCCGCCGTGTCGGAGTCGGGCCGCAAGATCGACGGCGGCCTGGCCACCAACGACGGCTACGTCGCCCTCACCCTGGCGCTCGCGCTCTACACCGCGAGCCACATCGCCGAGATCGTCCGAGGCTCGATCCTCGCCGTGGCCAAGGGGCAGAACGAGGCGGCCAATGCGCTCGCCCTCTCCGGCTTCCAGCGCTACCGGTTCGTGGTGCTCCCGCAGGCGGCCCGTATCGCGCTCCCCTCGATCATCAACCAGTTCCTCAACCTCACCAAGAACACCTCGCTCGCCACCGTCGTCGCGTATCCCGAGATCACCTCGCTCACACAGTCGTTGATCGGCAACGACCAGCCGGCACCGCAGATGATCTTGATCTTGATGTTGCTGTACCTCTCGTTCTCGCTCACCATCTCGTTCATCCTCAACATCGTCAATCGACGATTCCAGCTCGAAGGGAGGACGTGA
- a CDS encoding amino acid ABC transporter permease (The N-terminal region of this protein, as described by TIGR01726, is a three transmembrane segment that identifies a subfamily of ABC transporter permease subunits, which specificities that include histidine, arginine, glutamine, glutamate, L-cystine (sic), the opines (in Agrobacterium) octopine and nopaline, etc.), whose translation MTNETGYTVAAVDGGGDIMKGLAEADRPRHSDQTPSEWVKSNLFNNWYNSVITVVFGAVSLYLAFVFGRFVLVNARWEPVRDNLELFLVGRFPREERTRLIVQALLLSGAAGLFIGWLRQRSHAAADLAGIEPPETSIRELIGSYWALALFLVVSLAIGVGLDAFRPWLLLVGCGAAAATGYAVTLTPRRGAVGIALALVPLVPLAIAAGVLSTVQDLPNGSSYLIAVVAVIALALVQYFKRPAFTLSAAALTGVIAFQVLSGSQQLAWVYLTAALMPAAFDLVDRRDSTSPTLGLVGAIAFGAGTVFYVLSAGVTPLRLIALVVGVGIAVFAAVAATGGDSSAGMRLGAFAVLGMVTWYLGRLVGLDGVVWSEWGGLHLNLVFAAASTALAFPIGLLLALGRRSSLPVMRWLCTAYIELIRGVPLISLLLMAQLFVGFFLSSGSNSLVLTTKALFVITMFSSAYIAEIVRGGLQAVPQGQTEAGQAMGMSPAKITRLLVLPQALRAVIPAMVGQFISLFKDTSLLTIIGVLEFLGVREIVHSQPDFRGFGLVETLVFVAFGFWAFSFTMSRESQRLERRLNVSN comes from the coding sequence ATGACCAACGAGACCGGATACACCGTGGCCGCCGTCGACGGCGGTGGCGACATCATGAAAGGCCTCGCCGAGGCGGACCGACCGCGGCACAGCGATCAGACGCCGAGCGAGTGGGTCAAGTCCAACCTGTTCAACAACTGGTACAACAGCGTCATCACCGTCGTGTTCGGTGCGGTGTCGCTGTACCTGGCCTTCGTCTTCGGTCGGTTCGTCCTCGTCAACGCTCGGTGGGAGCCGGTACGAGACAACCTCGAACTGTTCCTCGTCGGACGCTTCCCCCGTGAGGAACGGACCCGACTCATCGTGCAGGCGCTCCTGCTCTCAGGGGCAGCCGGACTGTTCATCGGCTGGCTCCGGCAACGGTCGCACGCCGCAGCCGACCTGGCCGGAATCGAGCCGCCCGAGACGAGCATCCGTGAGCTGATCGGCTCGTACTGGGCGCTCGCACTGTTCCTCGTCGTGTCGCTCGCCATCGGTGTCGGGCTCGATGCGTTCCGCCCCTGGCTGTTGCTCGTCGGCTGCGGTGCCGCCGCTGCCACCGGCTACGCCGTCACGCTCACCCCGCGACGCGGCGCCGTCGGCATTGCGCTCGCACTGGTGCCGCTGGTGCCGTTGGCCATCGCCGCCGGCGTGCTCAGCACGGTGCAAGACCTGCCGAACGGATCGTCGTACCTCATCGCCGTCGTCGCGGTGATCGCACTCGCGCTCGTCCAGTACTTCAAGCGCCCGGCGTTCACGCTCTCGGCCGCAGCGCTCACCGGCGTCATCGCCTTCCAGGTGCTCAGCGGCTCGCAGCAACTGGCGTGGGTATACCTCACCGCAGCGCTCATGCCGGCCGCCTTCGACCTCGTCGATCGGCGTGACAGCACGTCGCCGACGCTCGGCCTCGTCGGGGCCATCGCATTCGGCGCCGGCACGGTCTTCTACGTGTTGTCGGCAGGCGTCACTCCGCTGCGACTCATCGCCCTCGTCGTCGGTGTCGGCATCGCCGTGTTCGCTGCCGTCGCTGCGACCGGCGGTGACTCGAGCGCCGGGATGCGACTCGGCGCCTTCGCCGTGCTCGGCATGGTCACGTGGTACCTCGGGCGCCTCGTCGGTCTCGACGGCGTCGTCTGGTCGGAATGGGGCGGCCTCCACCTCAACCTCGTCTTCGCCGCTGCCTCCACCGCGCTGGCGTTCCCGATCGGTCTGCTCCTCGCACTCGGGCGCCGATCGTCGCTCCCGGTGATGCGTTGGCTGTGCACCGCCTACATCGAGCTCATCCGCGGTGTGCCGCTGATCTCGCTGCTCCTCATGGCCCAACTCTTCGTCGGCTTCTTCCTGTCGTCGGGCTCGAACAGCCTCGTACTCACCACGAAGGCACTCTTCGTCATCACGATGTTCTCGTCGGCCTACATCGCCGAGATCGTTCGTGGCGGCCTGCAAGCCGTGCCGCAGGGCCAGACCGAAGCCGGCCAGGCCATGGGCATGTCGCCCGCCAAGATCACCCGACTGCTCGTGTTGCCGCAGGCGCTCCGAGCGGTCATCCCCGCGATGGTCGGGCAGTTCATCTCGCTGTTCAAAGACACGTCGCTGCTCACGATCATCGGCGTGCTCGAATTCCTCGGGGTTCGAGAAATCGTCCACTCGCAGCCCGACTTCCGTGGCTTCGGCCTCGTCGAGACGCTCGTCTTCGTCGCCTTCGGATTCTGGGCGTTCTCCTTCACCATGTCCCGCGAGAGTCAGCGACTCGAACGTCGCCTCAACGTCAGCAACTGA
- a CDS encoding amino acid ABC transporter ATP-binding protein, which yields MTDAPAPSTQAHEVFADATQMMGKSAEVMIDVTGVDKFFGDFQALKNINMKVGKQEVVVVIGPSGSGKSTLIRCINRLEKHDHGQIVVDGVELGDDIRNIQEIRRETGMVFQSFNLFPHLTVLDNITLAPRQVRKIPKAEAEATAMELLERVKIPDQARKYPGQLSGGQQQRVAIARSLAMRPKVMLFDEPTSALDPEMIKEVLDTMKDLAEEGMTMICVTHEMGFAREVADRVVFMADGQVVEVGTPEHFFENPQEERTQLFLSQIL from the coding sequence ATGACCGATGCACCAGCTCCCAGCACCCAGGCTCACGAGGTCTTCGCCGATGCGACCCAGATGATGGGCAAGTCGGCCGAGGTGATGATCGACGTCACCGGTGTCGACAAGTTCTTCGGTGACTTCCAAGCACTCAAGAACATCAACATGAAGGTCGGCAAGCAGGAGGTCGTCGTCGTGATCGGCCCATCGGGTTCGGGCAAGTCGACGCTCATCCGCTGCATCAACCGACTCGAGAAGCACGACCACGGCCAGATCGTCGTCGACGGCGTCGAGTTGGGTGACGACATCCGCAACATCCAGGAGATCCGCCGCGAGACCGGCATGGTGTTCCAGAGCTTCAACCTGTTTCCGCACCTCACCGTGCTCGACAACATCACACTCGCGCCGCGCCAGGTGCGCAAGATCCCCAAGGCCGAAGCCGAAGCCACCGCGATGGAACTCCTCGAACGCGTCAAGATCCCCGATCAGGCGCGCAAGTACCCCGGCCAACTGTCGGGTGGCCAGCAGCAGCGTGTGGCCATCGCCCGTTCGCTGGCGATGCGTCCGAAGGTGATGCTGTTCGACGAGCCGACCTCGGCGCTCGACCCCGAGATGATCAAAGAGGTGCTCGACACCATGAAGGATCTCGCTGAAGAAGGCATGACGATGATCTGCGTCACGCACGAGATGGGCTTCGCTCGCGAGGTCGCCGACCGTGTCGTGTTCATGGCCGACGGCCAAGTCGTCGAAGTCGGCACGCCCGAGCACTTCTTCGAGAACCCGCAGGAAGAGCGCACCCAGCTCTTCCTCAGCCAGATCCTCTGA
- a CDS encoding sulfite exporter TauE/SafE family protein yields MDLPTAVGLFLLAFAVGTYGSIIGAGGGFLMVAGLVLLFDLTGATAVGTSIVTTLAIQLTGAYTYDRKGLVDRPTAMWFVLGSMPVALLSAVVVADRVPQESFEVLIGVFLLVLAGFVVFTPRPDVPPGKARAPRRVALATSGSAMGVLSGGLGVGAGLVTVPLLGWLQRLPAHRAAATTTMIGSMSGLAAAAGHAAVGNPRWSHLPFLITGAVIGGRLGSSSAGRLSERTVLALLAAGLVGAGVPLLVNAL; encoded by the coding sequence ATGGACCTTCCCACCGCCGTCGGCCTGTTCCTGCTCGCGTTCGCCGTGGGCACGTACGGGTCGATCATCGGCGCGGGCGGCGGCTTCCTCATGGTCGCCGGACTGGTCCTCCTCTTCGACCTGACGGGAGCGACCGCCGTCGGCACCAGCATCGTCACCACGCTCGCCATCCAGCTCACTGGTGCGTACACCTACGACCGCAAAGGGCTCGTCGATCGTCCGACGGCGATGTGGTTCGTGCTCGGGTCGATGCCCGTCGCGTTGCTCAGCGCCGTGGTGGTGGCCGACCGGGTCCCCCAGGAGTCGTTCGAGGTGCTGATCGGCGTGTTCCTGCTCGTCCTCGCCGGCTTCGTGGTGTTCACTCCCCGACCCGATGTGCCGCCGGGGAAGGCGCGTGCGCCACGTCGTGTCGCGCTCGCCACGTCCGGCAGTGCGATGGGCGTGCTGTCGGGCGGGCTCGGCGTCGGTGCCGGGCTCGTGACCGTGCCGCTGCTCGGATGGCTCCAGCGGCTTCCCGCCCACCGGGCCGCCGCGACCACGACGATGATCGGTTCGATGTCGGGACTCGCCGCTGCCGCCGGTCACGCGGCCGTCGGCAATCCACGGTGGAGCCACCTCCCGTTCCTCATCACCGGCGCTGTGATCGGCGGCCGTCTCGGGTCGTCGAGCGCCGGACGACTCAGCGAACGCACCGTGCTCGCGCTGCTCGCCGCCGGCCTCGTCGGCGCCGGCGTTCCGCTCCTCGTCAACGCCCTCTGA